From the Helicobacter pylori genome, one window contains:
- a CDS encoding FlhB-like flagellar biosynthesis protein — MNKTIKAAALAYNMGQDHAPKVIASGVGEVAKRIIQKAKEYDIALFSNPMLVDSLLKVGLDCAIPEELYESVVQVFLWLNSVENNAQMSK, encoded by the coding sequence ATGAATAAAACCATAAAAGCCGCCGCTCTAGCCTATAACATGGGGCAAGATCATGCCCCAAAAGTGATCGCAAGCGGGGTGGGCGAAGTGGCTAAAAGGATCATTCAAAAAGCTAAGGAATACGATATAGCGCTCTTTTCTAACCCCATGCTGGTGGATTCGCTCTTAAAGGTGGGATTAGACTGTGCGATACCTGAAGAATTGTATGAAAGCGTGGTGCAAGTGTTTTTATGGCTCAATAGCGTGGAAAATAACGCGCAAATGTCCAAGTAA
- a CDS encoding methionine ABC transporter ATP-binding protein — translation MVVELKNIEKIYENGFHALKGVNLELKKGDILGVIGYSGAGKSTLIRLINCLERPSSGEVLVNGVNLLNLKPKELQQARQKIGMIFQHFNLLSAKNVFENVAFALEIARWEKNKIKSRVHELLELVGLEDKMHFYPKQLSGGQKQRVAIARSLANCPDLLLCDEATSALDSKTTHSILTLLSGIQKKLDLSIVFITHEIEVVKELCNQMCVISSGEIVERGSVEEIFANPKHAVTKELLGIKNEHADQKSQDVYRIVFLGEHLDEPIISNLIRRFKIDVSIISCNIEELTTKDIGYLVVRFLGSTAETQRALEYLNALGLQVEKLKD, via the coding sequence ATGGTAGTAGAATTAAAAAACATTGAAAAGATTTATGAAAACGGATTCCATGCTCTAAAAGGCGTGAATTTGGAATTGAAAAAAGGCGATATTTTGGGCGTGATAGGCTATTCAGGGGCGGGGAAATCCACGCTCATTCGCTTGATCAATTGTTTAGAGCGCCCCAGTTCTGGCGAAGTTTTAGTCAATGGGGTCAATCTGTTAAACTTAAAGCCTAAAGAATTGCAACAAGCACGCCAAAAAATAGGCATGATTTTCCAGCATTTCAATTTATTGAGCGCTAAAAACGTGTTTGAAAACGTCGCTTTCGCTCTAGAAATCGCCCGATGGGAAAAAAATAAGATCAAATCCAGGGTGCATGAATTGTTGGAATTGGTGGGGTTAGAAGATAAAATGCATTTTTACCCTAAACAGCTAAGCGGCGGGCAAAAACAACGAGTGGCGATCGCTAGGAGTTTAGCGAATTGCCCTGATTTGTTGCTTTGCGATGAAGCCACATCCGCTTTGGATTCTAAAACCACGCATTCTATTTTAACGCTTTTAAGCGGCATTCAAAAAAAGCTTGACTTGAGCATCGTTTTCATCACGCATGAAATTGAAGTGGTTAAAGAATTGTGCAATCAAATGTGCGTGATCAGCAGCGGTGAAATCGTGGAAAGAGGCTCGGTGGAAGAGATTTTTGCTAACCCTAAACATGCCGTTACTAAAGAATTGCTTGGCATCAAAAACGAGCATGCGGATCAGAAATCGCAAGACGTTTATCGCATCGTGTTTTTAGGGGAGCATTTAGACGAGCCGATCATTTCTAATTTGATCAGGCGTTTTAAAATAGACGTGAGCATCATTTCATGCAATATTGAAGAGCTTACGACTAAAGATATAGGGTATTTAGTGGTGCGGTTTTTAGGCAGCACTGCAGAGACTCAAAGGGCTTTAGAGTATTTAAACGCTTTAGGCTTGCAAGTGGAAAAATTAAAGGATTAA
- the metI gene encoding methionine ABC transporter permease, whose translation MISQMLIQATLETLYMVFVASFLAVVFGLPLGVLLLVSKKGHLLNKPLLHKILDTSINMTRSFPFIILIILLLPLSHFLIGTSIGSSASIIPLAISAIPFVAKLFENSLMEVEHGKIETTLSLGASHLEVIKMMLLESLPSLVNNITITLISLIGYSAMAGALGAGGLGDLAIRIGYQSYRGDVLFYAVVVIIVLVQIIQSAGDYVVKRLRKHKY comes from the coding sequence ATGATTTCTCAAATGCTCATTCAAGCCACGCTAGAAACGCTTTATATGGTGTTTGTGGCGAGTTTTTTGGCGGTTGTTTTTGGCTTGCCTTTGGGGGTTTTATTGTTAGTGAGTAAAAAAGGGCATTTGTTAAACAAACCCCTTTTGCATAAGATTTTAGACACTTCTATCAACATGACTCGCTCTTTCCCTTTTATCATTTTGATTATTTTGCTCCTGCCTTTATCGCACTTTTTGATTGGCACAAGCATTGGATCTAGCGCGAGCATTATCCCGTTAGCCATTTCAGCCATTCCTTTTGTCGCAAAGCTTTTTGAAAATTCTTTAATGGAAGTAGAGCATGGCAAGATTGAAACCACTTTAAGCTTGGGAGCGTCTCATTTGGAAGTCATTAAAATGATGCTTTTAGAGAGCCTGCCTTCTTTAGTGAATAATATCACCATCACTTTAATTTCTCTAATAGGCTATTCGGCTATGGCTGGAGCGTTAGGGGCTGGGGGATTGGGGGATTTAGCCATTAGGATTGGCTATCAAAGTTATAGGGGCGATGTGCTTTTTTACGCGGTGGTTGTGATTATCGTTTTAGTGCAAATCATTCAAAGCGCGGGGGATTATGTGGTGAAACGCTTGAGAAAGCATAAGTATTAG